The following proteins are encoded in a genomic region of Phragmites australis chromosome 9, lpPhrAust1.1, whole genome shotgun sequence:
- the LOC133929692 gene encoding small polypeptide DEVIL 17-like, which produces MQLAASASASVCSSYHHLSTPAAAADATADSGTRETQLARRRRRKRAGGGCAGLQRRCYAVLKQQRTRLYILRRCITMLLCWHEHDPSD; this is translated from the coding sequence ATGCAGCTGGCAGCCTCTGCTTCCGCCTCAGTCTGCTCGTCGTACCACCACCTCTCAAcgccggcggccgccgccgacgccaccGCCGACAGCGGCACGAGGGAGACGCAGctcgcgcggcggcggaggaggaagcgcgccggcggcggctgcgCCGGGCTCCAGCGGCGGTGCTACGCGGTGCTGAAGCAGCAGCGGACGCGGCTGTACATCCTCCGGCGGTGCATCACCATGCTCCTGTGCTGGCACGAGCACGACCCCTCCGACTGA